Proteins encoded together in one Streptomyces sp. TLI_171 window:
- a CDS encoding DUF2092 domain-containing protein, which produces MTTPPAAGRRTAVRIGVPVAIAAAVATGIGLVPALASDETPDLPAISAQDLVAKALAADTDTFSGTVRVSADLGLPTALTDAASGSGPLGDLARSAGASTGGANPQLKAVELLGGSHTLTVAADGPDRQKLTLAGQKSGYELVHDGDQLWAYDRNSQQALHLTGANGAGGHRAGADAGIGSITPQEIAKQLLTASEASTSITVSGTERVAGHAAYRLSVKPKQAGSTVAEVRIAIDAEKGMPLAVQLRTVDGATAFDVRFGTLSYAKPDAKTFRFSVPKGAKVVEQPADSLGGSPLPSFLPTPGADHPAGDRPAGEKPAGDRADAAVIGEGWTTVVRGSAGADAAKGLAKFTGRAVDGGTLVSTRIVNALITPDGRVFVGAVTPETLAKAAKG; this is translated from the coding sequence ATGACGACACCTCCGGCCGCCGGGCGGCGCACCGCCGTCCGCATCGGCGTGCCCGTCGCGATCGCCGCCGCGGTCGCCACCGGCATCGGCCTGGTGCCGGCGCTGGCCAGCGACGAGACGCCCGACCTGCCCGCGATCAGCGCGCAGGACCTCGTCGCCAAGGCGCTCGCCGCCGACACCGACACCTTCAGCGGCACCGTCCGGGTCAGCGCCGACCTCGGCCTGCCCACCGCGTTGACCGACGCCGCCAGCGGCTCCGGCCCGCTCGGCGACCTCGCCCGCAGCGCCGGGGCGAGCACCGGTGGCGCGAACCCTCAGCTCAAGGCCGTCGAACTGCTCGGCGGCTCGCACACCCTGACGGTGGCCGCCGACGGCCCCGACCGGCAGAAGCTCACCCTGGCCGGGCAGAAGTCCGGCTACGAGCTGGTCCACGACGGCGACCAGCTGTGGGCGTACGACCGCAACTCCCAGCAGGCCCTGCACCTCACCGGCGCGAACGGCGCCGGCGGCCACCGGGCGGGCGCCGACGCCGGCATCGGCTCGATCACCCCGCAGGAGATCGCCAAGCAGCTGCTGACCGCCTCCGAGGCCTCCACCTCGATCACCGTCTCCGGCACCGAGCGGGTCGCCGGGCACGCCGCGTACCGGCTCAGCGTCAAGCCGAAGCAGGCCGGCTCCACGGTCGCCGAGGTGCGGATCGCGATCGACGCCGAGAAGGGCATGCCGCTGGCCGTCCAGCTGCGCACCGTCGACGGCGCGACCGCGTTCGACGTCCGGTTCGGCACGCTGTCCTACGCCAAGCCCGACGCCAAGACCTTCCGGTTCAGCGTCCCCAAGGGCGCGAAGGTGGTCGAGCAGCCCGCGGACTCGCTGGGCGGGAGCCCGCTGCCGTCCTTCCTGCCCACGCCGGGCGCCGACCACCCCGCCGGTGACCGGCCCGCCGGGGAGAAGCCCGCCGGCGACCGGGCCGACGCCGCGGTCATCGGCGAGGGCTGGACGACCGTGGTCCGCGGCAGCGCGGGCGCGGACGCCGCGAAGGGCCTCGCCAAGTTCACCGGCCGCGCCGTCGACGGCGGCACGCTGGTCTCCACCCGGATCGTCAACGCCCTGATCACCCCGGACGGCCGGGTGTTCGTCGGCGCGGTGACCCCGGAGACGCTGGCGAAGGCCGCGAAGGGCTAA